In the Populus trichocarpa isolate Nisqually-1 chromosome 1, P.trichocarpa_v4.1, whole genome shotgun sequence genome, one interval contains:
- the LOC7480080 gene encoding uncharacterized protein LOC7480080 isoform X2, with product MAITEEPILSRLDRLDNMMRELAELGGCNRPPKSSSPCTPSSGTLAGEGKVSFVDLSPESLEKHCRPISNVMMETEVKGTLVERLDHLEERVLKLEGGLEADKHREEGRTEKRKHKKGLKGLVEKIVKGNKKHRDME from the exons ATGGCGATCACTGAAGAACCAATTCTCTCTAGGTTGGACCGTTTAGACAACATG ATGAGGGAGCTAGCGGAGCTTGGAGGCTGCAACAGGCCTCCAAAGAGCTCATCTCCATGCACCCCATCAAGTGGGACCCTTGCAGGTGAAGGCAAAGTCTCATTCGTTGATCTTTCCCCAGAGAGCTTAGAGAAGCACTGCCGTCCGATCAGCAATGTCATGATGGAGACTGAAGTAAAGGGCACCCTCGTTGAGAGACTTGACCATTTAGAGGAACGTGTACTGAAG CTAGAGGGTGGATTAGAGGCTGACAAGCACAGGGAAGAAGGGAGGACAGAGAAAAGGAAGCACAAGAAGGGGTTGAAGGGGCTTGTTGAGAAAATAGtcaaaggaaataaaaagcaCAGGGACATGGAGTGA
- the LOC7480080 gene encoding uncharacterized protein LOC7480080 isoform X1 produces the protein MAITEEPILSRLDRLDNMMRELAELGGCNRPPKSSSPCTPSSGTLAGEGKVSFVDLSPESLEKHCRPISNVMMETEVKGTLVERLDHLEERVLKLCVQLEGGLEADKHREEGRTEKRKHKKGLKGLVEKIVKGNKKHRDME, from the exons ATGGCGATCACTGAAGAACCAATTCTCTCTAGGTTGGACCGTTTAGACAACATG ATGAGGGAGCTAGCGGAGCTTGGAGGCTGCAACAGGCCTCCAAAGAGCTCATCTCCATGCACCCCATCAAGTGGGACCCTTGCAGGTGAAGGCAAAGTCTCATTCGTTGATCTTTCCCCAGAGAGCTTAGAGAAGCACTGCCGTCCGATCAGCAATGTCATGATGGAGACTGAAGTAAAGGGCACCCTCGTTGAGAGACTTGACCATTTAGAGGAACGTGTACTGAAG CTTTGTGTGCAGCTAGAGGGTGGATTAGAGGCTGACAAGCACAGGGAAGAAGGGAGGACAGAGAAAAGGAAGCACAAGAAGGGGTTGAAGGGGCTTGTTGAGAAAATAGtcaaaggaaataaaaagcaCAGGGACATGGAGTGA